GCCGAACGCGGTGCGCGGCACCTCGCGCTGGTGAGCCGGCGCGGCGCCGACGCACCCGAGGCCGAAGCAGTGCTCAAGGCACTTGCCGACCTGGGTGCGCGGGCGGTGCCCTACGCGGCCGATGCCGCCGACCCGGACGCCATGCGGCGGGTCATCGCCGACATCGACGCGAGCGGCCACCCGTTGCGCGGGGTCGTCCACTGCGCCATGCACCTGGACGACGCGCCACTGGCCGACCTCACCGACGAACGCATCAGGGCCGTGCTCAGCCCGAAGTTGGGCGGTGCGCTGGTGCTGGACCGGCTCACGCGCGATCACGACCTCGACCTGTTCCTGCTGTACTCCTCGTCCGCCACGCTGGTCGGGAACGCCAGGCAGTCCCCGTACGTCGCGGGGAACCTGTTCCTGGAGGCGTTGGCACGGCAACGGCGTCAAGCGGGCCTGCCCGCCACCGCGATCGCCTGGGGCGCGATCGGCGACGTCGGCTACGTCGCCCGCAACAACCTCGACCAGGCCCTGACCCTGATCGGGATGGACGTCGTGCCGGTGGGTGAGGCGCTCGCCGCGGGCGAGGACGTCATGGGCCACGACGAGGTCGTGACCGCCGTCGGCAGGTACCGCTGGGCACGGCTGCGCGCGATCCTGCCCGGCACGCGTTCGCCCCGGTGCTCGGCGCTGGCCTCCTCCGACGGCGAGGGGAGTGGCGGCGCGGCCGAACCCCTGGTGCGGCAGCTCGCCGGGATGAGCGCGGACGAGGCGCTGGACACCATCGCCACCGTGGTCACCGGCATGGTCGCCGAGGTGCTGCAACTCGATCCCGAGCAGATCGACCGACACCGGCGGGTCGACACCTACGGCATGGATTCCCTGATGAGCGCCGAACTGGTCATGGCGATCCGGAAGCGGTTCGACGTGGACGTCTCGCCGATGGAGCTGCTGCACAGCGAAGGCACCGTCGCGGGCTTCACCGAAGTGCTCCACCTGCGGCTCGGGCTCGCCACCGCACAAGCGTCGTCGTGACAGGGCAGGGGGTCGCCGCGCCGACCCGGCGGTGGGCGGCCACGTTCGTGGTGTGCTCGGGGATCTTCCTGCTGGGCATGGACTTCACCGTGCTCAACGTCGCCGTGCCCGACCTGCAACGCGACCTCCGGCCGTCGATGGCCCAGGTGCAGTGGATCGTCGACGGCTACGCGTTGGTGTTGGGCGGCATGGTGCTGGCCACCGGCGCGATCACCGACCACATCGGACGGCGGCGGTCGTTCGTGGCCGGGTTGGCGGTGTGCGGCGCGACCGCGGCCTGGGGTGCGTTGGCGCACCAACCGTGGCAGCTGATCGCGGCACGCGGCGGTATGGGCGCGGGCGCGGCACTGCTGATGCCCGCGACCTTGTCGATCGTCACGACCCTGTTCCCCGAACCCGCCCTGCGTCGCCGGGCGATCGCCCTGTGGACCGCCACCGCCGGCGTCGGGGGCATGACCGGGCCGGTGATCGGCGGGTGGCTCGTCGAGCGGTTCTCCTGGCAGGCCGGGTTCTGGATCACGGTCCCGCTCGCGGTCGTCGGCATCGTGGCGGCGTTGCTGGTGGTGCCCGAGTCCCGTGCGCCGCGCGGTCACCGTGTCGACGTCCTCGGTGTGGTCCTGTCCGCGCTCGGTCTGCTGGCGCTGGTGTGGGCGATCATCGAAAGCCCGGTCCGGGGTTGGACGAGCGCCGAGGTGTTGACCGCCTATGCCACTGCGGCGGTGCTGTTGACCGCGTTCGCCGTCTGGCAGTCCCGCGGTCGCCACCCCATGCTGCCGTTGCCACTGCTGCGCAGGCCACGTGTCGGCGTCAGCGCGCTTGCCTTGGCGTTGATGTCCTTCGGCCTCTACGGCGCGTTGTTCCTGATCACGCTGCACCTCCAGGGCGTGCTGGGGTACAGCCCGTGGCAGGCCGGACTGCGCACGTTCCCCATGGCCGTCGCCTTGGCGGTCGGAGCCGGTGCGGCGCTGCCCCTGCTGGCCAGGCACGGTGAGAAGGTGCCGATGGTGGCGGGGCTGGGCCTGGTCACCGCCGCGTTCATGGTCCTGGCGGGGGTGGAGACCGGCTCGGGCTACCCGCACGTGCTGCTGTTCCAACTCGTCGCGGGATTCGGCGCGGGCATGGTGGCCGCCGCGGGCACCGACACCGTGATGGGCGCCGTGCCGCCGGATCGGACCGCGCTGGGCTCCTCGATCAACGACGCCACCCGCCAGGTCGGCGCGACATTGGGCGTCGCCGTACAGGGCTCCATCCTGACCGCCGTCTCCACCGCCCGCCTGCACGAACTGCCAGAACTGGCCGGACAACCAGCCGGCCACACCGTCCTGGACGCCCTGTCCCTGACTGCCCGGCTGCCCGACACCGTCCGGGACCACTACCAGGACATCGCCCGGGAAGCGTTCATCGACGGCATGACCACCGCCGCGATCACGGCCGCAGCCGTCACCCTCGCCGCCGCCGTGCTGGTCGCCGTTCGCCTGCCCAGCGCCGCCGCCAAGCCGTCCTACACCCGGTCGAGTGGACGCTGCGGCTGAACGAGTGGCCTCTGAGTCATCTGACGCAGAACCCGCCCGCGCTCGTCGGTAGACCTTCGATTCATCGGGGAACAACGCCCGTTCGGTCTGGAACCGCACCGGCAGGGCCGCGCGCGTGTACTTCAACAGCGGGTACTGCGGCACTACGACACCGTCAACGCCAACTCCTGGCGCAACCTCAGCGTGACGTTCGACAACAACCCGTCACACCAGTTCTCGCCGTACTCGGTCGCCTGCCATTGAGCGTGACCGGAACCCATCGGCCACAGTGCTGAGCCGTTGACCATGGGAAGCGGGCGCGGGCACCGGTTCACAGGACCTGGTGCTCGCGCCCGCCGCTTGTGGTGCCACCGCTACTTTCAGGGCCGCAGGCTCACGAAGGGCAGTACGACCGGGCTGGACGCGGTCCAGTCGAGAACGGTGGCCTGGTCGGCGTCACCGGTGATCACGTCGATCGTGTTGGGATCGCTGATGTCGGTGTCACGGCTCGGCAGGTCGAAGCTCTGCTCGCCCGCGCCACCGCCGAAGCGGTACTCCTTGGTCCACGGGAAGCCGTTGTCCCAGTGGGCCTTGCTGTACACGGGCCGGACCAGGCCGATGCCCTCACCGGGTTCGGCGTTGGAGTAGATCGCCACCTGGTAGCCGGCCGCCGCCAGGTCCCCGAAGGCCGACGCGGGCGCGGTCACCACGATGTCGTGCGTCGCGGGCACCACCCGAAGCTCGGCGGTGGACACCTTGGCCGTCGACGCGTCGTACACCCCGAGGGACAGCGGCTGGTCCGGGTAACGCCCGTCGGCCACGACGGCACGGCTCCACGCCCCGGCGGTGGCGGTGTTCGTGCCGGGCAGACCGGGAGAGGCGCCGGTCGGCTGGGACGGGTCGCGCAGCAGGATGTTGACCCGCTGCACGCTCATCCCGTTGCCGCCCCACGGGTTGTTGATCGCCCCGGCGACGCGGGTGACGAACCGGACCTGGTCGCCGTCGCGGAACAGGTCGAACTTCGTCAGGTCGAAGCTGCGCGGGCTGAACGCCCCGTTCGTCGGGTAGACGTACGTGCCGGGCCCGTTGTCGTCGCCGGTCGGGTCGGTGAGCCCGCCGATGCGTTCGCCGTAGGAGAGCACGGTGCGCCGCTCGTAGGCGGTCGCGCCGTCGCCCACCGCCGCGACGCTGATCGTGTTGTCGATCCCGGCCACCTCGACGTCGGCGCTGAACGCCCCGCCGACCACGTCCACCCGCTTCTTCGCCGAGCCGACCGCCACGACCACCGAGCGGGCGTCGGTCGTGCCGTGCACCCGAACGGTCCGGCCGGTGGCGGTGGACAGGTCGTCAGGGCCGTCCACCGTGAGGGAGACGGTCGGGACCACGCCCGCGCGGTAGCGGTCGGCCACCACGGACGGTGTCTCGACGGGCCTGCCCGCGCCGATGCCCTGCGCCAGCCGCACGTACTGCGCCATCGCCCACGCCAGCGGCGCGGCTGATCCGGTGCCCTTGCCGAACACGTGCCCGTACTCGGTGGGTTCGGCCCGGTCCCAGACCTGCTCGGGGATCATCCGGCCGCTGTTCGCGGTGGCCGCCATGGTCCGCAGGTAGGGGAGCGCGTCGCGCCCGTTGGCCAGCTCGTACTCACCCCGTTCACCGGACAGCAGCGGCCACGGCCGGCCGATGCCGGCACCGGTCCACGGCGCGCCGTCCGCCGTCTCGCCGTACCCGTCGTGGGTGTAGCGCTTCCACATCTCGCCGCTGGGAGTGGTCACCTTGATCGACGCGTCCACCTCGGGCAGGGATTGCGCGACCGCGCGGTCGCCGGGCGGTTTCACGCCGAGCCGCACCAATTCCAGGAAACCGGCGTCGACCACCGCGTTCTCCGGGTGCACGCCCGCGCCGTTGGCCCAGCCGCGGGTGGCGCCGTCGTTCGGGTCGCCACTGCCGGAGACGCGCATGTAGTAACGGCCGTCGCCCAGCGGACCGTTGGTGGTGAACATCCACTGCTCGGCTTGCCGCTGCCAGGAGTCGGCGGTGGCGTTGTAGAGCGTGGCGCCGTCGGTGTCACCCGCGCGGCGGGCGATGTCGGCGGCGGCGGTCAGCCCGGCGATCTGACTGGCCAAAGTGGACGGAGAGTAGCCGCCGGTCTCCTCCCAGCGCTCCTGCGGTGTCGTCGGACCCGCCTGGACCAGGAAGTCGGCGGCCTTGGCGATGTGGTCGCGGTAGAACGCGGGGTCGAACCTGCCGGTCTGCCACGCGAGCACGATCGGGAACGCGGTCTCGTCCAGCTGCACGTTGGTCTGGTCGGGGGAGCCGTCGACCTTGGAGGTCTGCGGGAAGCTGCCGTCCGGCCGCTGCTGGCGGGTGAACAGCCAGTCCACCGCTCGCCGGCCCGCCGCCGTGTCGCCGGCCGCGATCAGCCCGGACACCTGGTGGTACATGTCCCGCGCCCACACGAAGTGGTAGCCGCTGCCGCCGCCGGACGCGCCGTCCGCCGGCACCGCCTGTCCCCACGGGATGGTCAGCGACGCGGAGAACGCGCCGGGGTACGTCTTGTCCTCGTGCGCCTTCACCGCCATGACCGACGCCCAGTACTGGTCGAGCAGGTCGGCCGGGAGCTTCGGGTTCTCGAGCGAGTCGGTGTAGAGGTGCCAGCCGAGCTGGTACCAGCGCTTGGTCACGTGGAACGGCCGGTGCAGGCTCGCGCGGGCGCCGGTGAGCGCGGCCTGCTTGGTGCCCGCGAAGCCGATCGCCAGGGTGGTGCGGGTCGTGCCGTCACGTCCGGTCGGGAGTTGACCGACCTGGGCGATGTTGCCGGGGCCCGCCTGCGGGTACGTCGTGGTCAACCTGAAGTTCGCGGCCAGGTCCGCGAGCCCGTCGCTGGTGCCCACGTAGCCGGTGGAGGTCGCGGCGAAGCCGGTGCTCGACACCAGGGCGCTGGCCACGGGACGGTCCGGCAGGTGGGTGTCGACGGCGGTCAGGGCGTCCTTCGACGCCCGGCTGGTGTCGTTGCCCGAGTCGCCCGCGAGCTGGGGGTCGAACAGGGTGTGGAGCCGGAGGTCGCCGCCCTTGAGCGGTCGTAGCTCGACGTCCACGAGGACGGTCGCGGCGGCGGGGTCGGTGATGTAGGTCTTGGTGAGCTGCCAGCGGCCGGCGTCGTCGGTGACCTGCTGGCGGTACGTGAGGGACTTCCGGTCGGCGAGGGTCGTGGTGTGGGTCGTGCCCTCGGTTTCCCGCTGTGCGAATGACTTCCCGTCCGTGACGACGAACTCCAGCGTGCGCGAGTTCGGGGTGTCGGCGCTGGGGTAGTAGACCTCGCTGAGGGTGCCGCCGGTGAGGGTGAACCAGATCTTCGACGCGGAGGTGGTCGAGGTGCCGATGCCCTCCTTGTCGCCGGTCGTCCAGGTCGAGGCCGCGCCGGGGGCGCCGGGCGGGTCGGGCTCGGCCGTGGCCGTGGCCGTCGTCAGGAGCAGGCAGCCGGTGGCGGCGAGCGCGAGCGCTCTGCTCCGGCGTGGACGGGATGTGCGCATTGGGGCTCCTCGTCGAGCTTCCATCGGCGGTGATGGGCGTGCGTCATCGCCACGGCTGGTGTCGCCGTGGAAGAGGGGTCGTGCGGTGGGGTCAGGGAAGTCGCTTGGGCAGGGCGGCGAGCACGGTGCGCTGGATGGCCACGGCAGCGGCGCCGCGGGCCCAGAGCGTCGGGTCGTCGTTGATCAGGCGCAGGTCGATCGGTGACGCCTCGGCGTGGCGTGCCTGCGCGATGCTCGCGCGGATCCGCGCCTCGGCGACCTGGGCCAGCCGGATGCCCTCACCGGTGAGGATGACCCGTTCCGGTTGGGCGATGTTCGCGACGGCCGCGATCAGCGTGCCGAACGCGTGCCCGGCCCGGCCGACGATCTGGTCGGCGACCGCGTTGCCCGCCTCGGCCAGGTCGAGCACTTCGTCGTAGGTGACCGACCGGCCCAGGGTGAGGGCGGCCTGTGACTGGATGGCGTCGGTGGTGAGCAGGGCTTTCACGCAGCCGCGGTGCCCTTCCGGGCAGGACGGGCCGAGCGGGTCGATGGGGAAGTGGCCGAGCAGGCCGAGACCGGAGTCCGGGCCGCTGACGAGCCGGTCGTGGATCACCAGCCCACCGCCGACACCGGCGCCGATGGTGAGCACGGCGAAGCTCTGCACGTCGCGCCCGTCGCCGAACCAGTGCTCGGCCGCCATCAGCGCGTCGAGGTCGTTGGACACCACCGTCGGCCTGCCGGTGGCCCGGCCGACCGCCGCACTGAGGTCGAGGTCCTGCCAGTGCAGGAACACCGCGCGCTGCACGCGGGCGAAGTCGCGGACCACGCCGCCGATGCCGATGCCGATGGCGGCGACGGGCCGGGCCGGGTCGTCCAGCGCGGCGACCAGTTCGGCGATCCGTTCGACCACGGCCTCGGGTGACTGGTCGGTGATCTCGACGGTGGCGCTGTCGAGGATGTCGGCACGCAGGTTGGTGAGCACGCCGTAGGCGCGGAACCCGGCGAGCTTGATGCCGATGAACCGCTGCACGTCGGGGTCGACGTCCAGCGGCTGGAGCGGACGGCCGCCGCCGCGCAGGTTCGGCGTCTCCACCTCGCGCAGCAGGCCGGCGTCCATCAACGGCTTGGTGAGCCGGGTGAGGCTCGCCGTCGACAGGCCCAGGCGGTCGGCCAGTTCGGAGCGCGCCAGCGGTCCGTGGAGCAGGACTTCCAGCGTCACGCGCCGTGCGGACGGCAGCAGGGGTGCCCAGGGCGATGCGGCGTCGAGCACCGTGCGCTCCTCGTAGAGGTCGGGGGTAACCGGAGCGCAATAGTACCGCGACGAAACTAGCTGGCAAGACCCTTCACGTGACGAAAACGTGACTAGCAGCGGGTTGACGCGTTACAGTCCTCTCACCGTTAATGTTGCGACAAAGAAAACCTCGGGCAAGGCGACGCCGCCGTCGCGACTCTGGAGGATCGACATGCGCAGGAACCCCGTACGACTGGTCACGGCAGTGGCCGCGGCCCTGGCCCTGGTGATGACCGGGTGTTCGAGCGGGGGCGACTCCGGCGACCCGAACACGCTGAAGGTGTGGTGGTGGGAGACCGACGACAGCGCGTTGTCGGCCGCCTGGAAGCACGCCGTCTCGATCTTCGAGAAGGAGCACCCTGGTGTCACGGTGAAGCAGGAGCTCAAGACCTACGAGCAGATGCAGCAGTCGGGGCAGTTGATCCTGGACTCCAACGACACCCCCGACGTGCTGGAGTACCTGAAGGGCAACGCCACCGCCGGTGTGGTGGCGAAGGCCGGTCTGCTCACCGACCTGACCGAGGTCGCCCAGAGCCGGAGCTGGAAGGTCGACAACACCGCCCAGCAGGTCGGGCTGTACGACGACAACGGGCTCATGGGCTCCGGCAAGCGCTACGGCGTAACCAACTACGGCGAGTACGTCGGCGTCTGGTACAACCAGGACCTGTTCGCCCAGCACAACGTGCAGGTGCCGACGACCCTGGCGGAGTTCGAGAACGCGCTGAAGACGTTCACCGACAAGGGCCTCACGCCGCTCGCGCTCGGCTCGGCCGACTACCCCGGCCCGCACCTGCTGTACTCGCTGGCCCTGGCGCACATGGATGAGAAGTCGCTGGCCGCCTACCAGCGGTTCGAGGGCGAGGTGGACTGGTCGGCCTGGGAGAAGGCCGCCACCACGATGCGCCAGTGGGTGGAGAACAAGTACATCAGCACCGACTCCACCGGCATCCCCGCCCAGGACGCGGGCAACGCGTTCATCGCGGGCCAGTACCCGATGTTCGTCTCCGGCACGTGGTGGGGCGGCCAGATCGCCGAGCAGCCCACGTTCAAGACCGACCAGTTCCTGTTCCCCGGCAACAAGCTGCACCCCGGCTCCGGCGGCAACCTGTGGGTCGTGCCCGCGAAGGCCAAGAACAAGGACCTCGCGTACGACTTCATCGAGATCACCCAACGGCCCGAGGTGCAGAACTTCCTGGCCGACAAGGGCGGCGTGCCGGTCGCGTCCGAGCCCGGTTCGGCGAGTTCGGCGATGGGCCTGCTGGTCGGCGACCGGTTCACCGAGCTGCTGTCCGGCGACAAGGGCGGGCTCGCCTGGTACCCGGACTGGCCGGTCGCCGGCCTGAACGACGTGCTGCTGGCCAACACCACGAACCTCGTCGGCGGTGACGCGACCCCGCAGCAGGTGGTCGAGGCGATCAAGGCCGCCTACGACGCCGGCAAGCCGACCGCCTAGACCGGCCGCGGGAAAGGATCGTCATGCCCTCGACGAACACAGTCACGCTCAACACGGCCACGCACGCCGTCACGCCACGCAAGGGCACGTCGGAACGCCGTGGCGGCTACTGGTGGTACATCCTGCCGGGCGCGGTCGGGTTCCTCGCCGTCGTCGCCGTGCCGTTCGGGATGAACCTCTGGTACAGCCTCACCTCCTGGAGAGGCGTCGGCGACCCGGTGTTCATCGGGTTCGAGAACTACCAGCGGCTGCTGGGCGACCCGCTGTTCTGGGCGTCCTTCCGGCACAGCGTGGCGTTCATCGTGGCCATGGCGATCCTCCCGACGGCCATCGGGGTCCTGGTCGCGGCAGTGCTGTTCAACTACATCTCGCCGAAGTTCGGGTCGAAGGTGGCGAGCTTCCTGCGCGCCACCTACTACCTGCCGCAGATCCTGCCGATCGCGGTCGCGGGCGTGCTGTGGAAGTGGATGTACCAACCGCAGTACGGGATCATCAACACGACCCTGCGCGACCTCGGGCTCGGCGGCCTGGCGCAGAACTGGCTCGGCGACTCCGACCTCGCCATCTACGCGGTGATGAACGTGCTGGTCTGGCTCCAGATCGGCTACACCGTGGTGGTGTTCATGTCCGGGCTCTCCCGGGTCGACCCGGCGCTGTACGAGGCCGCCGAGCTGGACGGCGCGAGCTGGTCGCAGCAGTTCCGCACCATCACGCTCAACCAGCTCCGACCGGAGATCGCGGTCGTGCTGATCACCACGTCGGTGGCGGCGTTGAAGGTGTTCGCGCCGATCTTCGTGCTCACCCGCGGCGGTCCAGGCACCAGCACGATCGTGCCCGCCTACTTCTCGTTCTCCAGCTTCTTCACCACGACGAAGGTCGGCTACGGCGCCGCGGTGGCGTCCGTGCTGGCGCTGATGATCTCGGTCGTCGCGGTGGCGCTGCTGCGCTACCAGACCCGCAACTCGGAGGGGTTCGATGACGGCCGTCCATAGTCCGGAGAAGCCGGCCGTGAGCCCGGCGTCCCCTCCCGTGCGCCGGGTCAAGCGCCGCAAGCGCGGTGTGAGCGGCTGGGTCGTGCTCGCCCTGGTCGCCGGTGTGGGCCTGCTTATGCTGTTCCCGTTCTGGATCGCGCTCATCAACGCGTTCAAGCCCGCACCGGACTACATCGCCAACGGCCCCGTCTCGCTGCCCACCGAGCTGGACTTCTCCGCCCTGGTGGACTTCTGGGGCGGCGTCGACTTCAACCGCAAGCTGCTCAACAGCGTGGTGATCAGCGGCAGCGTGGCGCTGATCGCGGTGACGCTGAGCCTGCTGTCCGCGTTCGCCATCGGCATCGGCCGCATCCGCGGGCGGATCTGGATCCTCGCATTGTTCATGCTCGCGTTCACGATCCCGCAGGAAGCCTTGGTCTACCCGCTGTTCGTGCTCACCCGCGACCTCGGGCTCTACGACACCATGACCGGCGTCATCATCATCCTGGCCGTGCTCCAGAGCGCGTTCGGCACGTACATGCTGTCCTCGGTGCTCGGCACGTTCCCGCCGGAGGTGCTGGAAGCCGCACGGCTCGACGGCGCGAGCCGGTTCCAGGTGCTGCGGCTGGTGGTCCTGCCGCTGACCAGGCCGACGATGGCGGTGCTGATGACGTTCTTCTTCATCTGGACCTGGAATGACTTCTTCCTGCCGCTGGTGTTGCTGCCGTCGGCGGACAACCAGACGGTGTCGGTCGCGCTCGGCGCGCTGAGCGGCCAGTACACCAGCGACCCCACGGCCCTGGCCGCCGCGTCGTTGGCGGGCATCCTCCCCGCGCTGGTGTTCTTCCTGCTCTTCCAACGCACGCTGATGCGCGGCGTGAACCTCGGCGCCGTCAAATAACCTCCCAAAAGGACATACATTGAGCCTCGAACAGACGGTCACCCACGCCGTGGCCACAGCCCCGTGGTGGACCTCGGCCGTGGTGTACCAGGTGTACCCGCGCAGCTTCGCCGACTCGAACGGCGACGGCGTCGGCGACCTCAACGGCATCACCGCCCGGCTGGACCACCTGCAACGCCTCGGCGTCGACGTGATCTGGCTGTCGCCCGTCTACGCCTCACCGCACGCCGACAACGGGTACGACATCTCCGACTACCAGGCCGTCGACCCGGTGTTCGGGACGCTCGACGACCTCGACCGGCTGCTCGCCGAGACGCACGCCCGGGGTATGAAGCTGGTGATGGACCTGGTGGTCAACCACACGTCCGACGAGCACCCGTGGTTCGTGGAGTCGCGGTCTTCGCGCGACAGCCCGAAGCGCGATTGGTACTGGTGGCGCCCGCCCCGGGACGGGTTCGAGGCAGGGCAGCCCGGCGCCGAGCCCACGAACTGGGAGTCCTTCTTCTCCGGCCCGTCGTGGACGTTGGACGAGGCGACGGGGGAGTACTACCTGCACCTGTTCGACCGCAAGCAGCCGGACTTGAACTGGGAGAACCCGGAAGTCCGGCAGGCGGTCTACGAGATGATGCGGTGGTGGCTGGACCGGGGTGTGGACGGCTTCCGGATGGACGTCATCAACCTGATCTCCAAGGATCCGGACCTGCCCGACGGCGCCACCACGGGCACCGGCGGACTCGGCAACGGGTTCCCCCACTACGGCACGGGCCCGCGCATCCACGAGTTCATGCAGGAGATGCACCGCGAGGTGTTCGAGGACCGGCCGGGCGACCTGTTGACGGTGGGGGAGATGCCGGGCGTCACCTGGGAGGACGCCCGGCTCTTC
This is a stretch of genomic DNA from Saccharothrix ecbatanensis. It encodes these proteins:
- a CDS encoding MFS transporter; translation: MTGQGVAAPTRRWAATFVVCSGIFLLGMDFTVLNVAVPDLQRDLRPSMAQVQWIVDGYALVLGGMVLATGAITDHIGRRRSFVAGLAVCGATAAWGALAHQPWQLIAARGGMGAGAALLMPATLSIVTTLFPEPALRRRAIALWTATAGVGGMTGPVIGGWLVERFSWQAGFWITVPLAVVGIVAALLVVPESRAPRGHRVDVLGVVLSALGLLALVWAIIESPVRGWTSAEVLTAYATAAVLLTAFAVWQSRGRHPMLPLPLLRRPRVGVSALALALMSFGLYGALFLITLHLQGVLGYSPWQAGLRTFPMAVALAVGAGAALPLLARHGEKVPMVAGLGLVTAAFMVLAGVETGSGYPHVLLFQLVAGFGAGMVAAAGTDTVMGAVPPDRTALGSSINDATRQVGATLGVAVQGSILTAVSTARLHELPELAGQPAGHTVLDALSLTARLPDTVRDHYQDIAREAFIDGMTTAAITAAAVTLAAAVLVAVRLPSAAAKPSYTRSSGRCG
- a CDS encoding glucan 1,4-alpha-glucosidase, which produces MRTSRPRRSRALALAATGCLLLTTATATAEPDPPGAPGAASTWTTGDKEGIGTSTTSASKIWFTLTGGTLSEVYYPSADTPNSRTLEFVVTDGKSFAQRETEGTTHTTTLADRKSLTYRQQVTDDAGRWQLTKTYITDPAAATVLVDVELRPLKGGDLRLHTLFDPQLAGDSGNDTSRASKDALTAVDTHLPDRPVASALVSSTGFAATSTGYVGTSDGLADLAANFRLTTTYPQAGPGNIAQVGQLPTGRDGTTRTTLAIGFAGTKQAALTGARASLHRPFHVTKRWYQLGWHLYTDSLENPKLPADLLDQYWASVMAVKAHEDKTYPGAFSASLTIPWGQAVPADGASGGGSGYHFVWARDMYHQVSGLIAAGDTAAGRRAVDWLFTRQQRPDGSFPQTSKVDGSPDQTNVQLDETAFPIVLAWQTGRFDPAFYRDHIAKAADFLVQAGPTTPQERWEETGGYSPSTLASQIAGLTAAADIARRAGDTDGATLYNATADSWQRQAEQWMFTTNGPLGDGRYYMRVSGSGDPNDGATRGWANGAGVHPENAVVDAGFLELVRLGVKPPGDRAVAQSLPEVDASIKVTTPSGEMWKRYTHDGYGETADGAPWTGAGIGRPWPLLSGERGEYELANGRDALPYLRTMAATANSGRMIPEQVWDRAEPTEYGHVFGKGTGSAAPLAWAMAQYVRLAQGIGAGRPVETPSVVADRYRAGVVPTVSLTVDGPDDLSTATGRTVRVHGTTDARSVVVAVGSAKKRVDVVGGAFSADVEVAGIDNTISVAAVGDGATAYERRTVLSYGERIGGLTDPTGDDNGPGTYVYPTNGAFSPRSFDLTKFDLFRDGDQVRFVTRVAGAINNPWGGNGMSVQRVNILLRDPSQPTGASPGLPGTNTATAGAWSRAVVADGRYPDQPLSLGVYDASTAKVSTAELRVVPATHDIVVTAPASAFGDLAAAGYQVAIYSNAEPGEGIGLVRPVYSKAHWDNGFPWTKEYRFGGGAGEQSFDLPSRDTDISDPNTIDVITGDADQATVLDWTASSPVVLPFVSLRP
- a CDS encoding ROK family transcriptional regulator, whose amino-acid sequence is MLDAASPWAPLLPSARRVTLEVLLHGPLARSELADRLGLSTASLTRLTKPLMDAGLLREVETPNLRGGGRPLQPLDVDPDVQRFIGIKLAGFRAYGVLTNLRADILDSATVEITDQSPEAVVERIAELVAALDDPARPVAAIGIGIGGVVRDFARVQRAVFLHWQDLDLSAAVGRATGRPTVVSNDLDALMAAEHWFGDGRDVQSFAVLTIGAGVGGGLVIHDRLVSGPDSGLGLLGHFPIDPLGPSCPEGHRGCVKALLTTDAIQSQAALTLGRSVTYDEVLDLAEAGNAVADQIVGRAGHAFGTLIAAVANIAQPERVILTGEGIRLAQVAEARIRASIAQARHAEASPIDLRLINDDPTLWARGAAAVAIQRTVLAALPKRLP
- a CDS encoding ABC transporter substrate-binding protein — its product is MRRNPVRLVTAVAAALALVMTGCSSGGDSGDPNTLKVWWWETDDSALSAAWKHAVSIFEKEHPGVTVKQELKTYEQMQQSGQLILDSNDTPDVLEYLKGNATAGVVAKAGLLTDLTEVAQSRSWKVDNTAQQVGLYDDNGLMGSGKRYGVTNYGEYVGVWYNQDLFAQHNVQVPTTLAEFENALKTFTDKGLTPLALGSADYPGPHLLYSLALAHMDEKSLAAYQRFEGEVDWSAWEKAATTMRQWVENKYISTDSTGIPAQDAGNAFIAGQYPMFVSGTWWGGQIAEQPTFKTDQFLFPGNKLHPGSGGNLWVVPAKAKNKDLAYDFIEITQRPEVQNFLADKGGVPVASEPGSASSAMGLLVGDRFTELLSGDKGGLAWYPDWPVAGLNDVLLANTTNLVGGDATPQQVVEAIKAAYDAGKPTA
- a CDS encoding carbohydrate ABC transporter permease codes for the protein MPSTNTVTLNTATHAVTPRKGTSERRGGYWWYILPGAVGFLAVVAVPFGMNLWYSLTSWRGVGDPVFIGFENYQRLLGDPLFWASFRHSVAFIVAMAILPTAIGVLVAAVLFNYISPKFGSKVASFLRATYYLPQILPIAVAGVLWKWMYQPQYGIINTTLRDLGLGGLAQNWLGDSDLAIYAVMNVLVWLQIGYTVVVFMSGLSRVDPALYEAAELDGASWSQQFRTITLNQLRPEIAVVLITTSVAALKVFAPIFVLTRGGPGTSTIVPAYFSFSSFFTTTKVGYGAAVASVLALMISVVAVALLRYQTRNSEGFDDGRP
- a CDS encoding carbohydrate ABC transporter permease, giving the protein MSPASPPVRRVKRRKRGVSGWVVLALVAGVGLLMLFPFWIALINAFKPAPDYIANGPVSLPTELDFSALVDFWGGVDFNRKLLNSVVISGSVALIAVTLSLLSAFAIGIGRIRGRIWILALFMLAFTIPQEALVYPLFVLTRDLGLYDTMTGVIIILAVLQSAFGTYMLSSVLGTFPPEVLEAARLDGASRFQVLRLVVLPLTRPTMAVLMTFFFIWTWNDFFLPLVLLPSADNQTVSVALGALSGQYTSDPTALAAASLAGILPALVFFLLFQRTLMRGVNLGAVK
- a CDS encoding glycoside hydrolase family 13 protein, which translates into the protein MSLEQTVTHAVATAPWWTSAVVYQVYPRSFADSNGDGVGDLNGITARLDHLQRLGVDVIWLSPVYASPHADNGYDISDYQAVDPVFGTLDDLDRLLAETHARGMKLVMDLVVNHTSDEHPWFVESRSSRDSPKRDWYWWRPPRDGFEAGQPGAEPTNWESFFSGPSWTLDEATGEYYLHLFDRKQPDLNWENPEVRQAVYEMMRWWLDRGVDGFRMDVINLISKDPDLPDGATTGTGGLGNGFPHYGTGPRIHEFMQEMHREVFEDRPGDLLTVGEMPGVTWEDARLFTDPTRRELDMVFQFEHVSLDHGPGGKFDPKPLDLRDLKASLGRWQTALGEVGWNSLYWNNHDQPRVVSRFGDDGKYWRESATALATVLHLHRGTPFVYQGEELGMTNVPFAGVGDLRDVESLNHFRQSVAAGGDPESVLRGLRAMGRDNARTPVQWDSTRNAGFTTGEPWIVVNPNHTWLNAQAQYDDPLSVFNHYRRLIELRHTFPVVAHGDFRMLLADDPYIYAFERELDDTRLLVVANLSGTTPTAVLDGEWAATDLVLSNVESVSLVNGRIAMEPWSAHVFVR